GGCCGCGCCGTCGAACGGAGCGACCCGCACGAGTCGCCACGGGCCGTCGTCGGCGCGAGCGCGGACGATCAGGGCATCCGCCCACCGGCTCACCCGCACCGTGATCTCGCTCTCGAGCCATTCGTCGACATGGCCGACCGACCAGTCCGAGCCGCCCGCCGTGACGACCGCGCCGAGTCCCAGGTGGTCGTCGGCGTACTCGACACCGGCTTTCATCCAGTGCTCGGCGTCGATCCGGACGAAGACGCCGGCCTGATCGAACTGCCCGTCCCACGGCGCGCGGAAGGCGACCTCCATCGCCTCTCCCACGCCCAAGGGGGCGAGGAGGGCATGCTCGGTGTCGTGGACGAAGCCGTAGGCGGTGTGCCGCCAGGCGTCGCTGCCCTCGACGGCGGTGACCTCGAGCTCGTCGGTCTCGATCGCTGTCTGCGGGGCGGTGGTCCAGGTTCCGGCGTTCCACGGGATGATGTGCGATTCAGGCATGTTCTCAATATATAGCCATTGAAGGCATAAAGTGAAGTTATGCGTGTTATGGTTATGTCATGGTCATCGCCGTACTCGCCGACATCGTGGGCTCTCGCAAGCTCGACGATCGCACCGCCGCACAGCAGGTGCTGGACGAG
This genomic interval from Microbacterium sp. LWH11-1.2 contains the following:
- a CDS encoding DUF1349 domain-containing protein is translated as MPESHIIPWNAGTWTTAPQTAIETDELEVTAVEGSDAWRHTAYGFVHDTEHALLAPLGVGEAMEVAFRAPWDGQFDQAGVFVRIDAEHWMKAGVEYADDHLGLGAVVTAGGSDWSVGHVDEWLESEITVRVSRWADALIVRARADDGPWRLVRVAPFDGAATASAGPLLASPTRAGFTVRFTRWTRSEADTDLH